From the Bacteroidota bacterium genome, the window TGAATCACTAAAAGCAACATGGGTAGAGGAATTTCCGGGTATGGACTTCGTGTACTACCCGCAGGAAGAGGTCTTCCAGAATTTTACTTTCATGATCGAGTTGTCACAAACCTTTAGTCGATACCTGGGGCTCTTTGCCCTCTTTATTTCTTGCATGGGCCTCTTCGGGATGGCCTCCCAGCGTGTCGGACAACGGATGAAAGAAGTTGGTATACGCAAAGCCATGGGGGCGTCAGCGCTACACATCATCTTCCTTGTAAATCGAGGGTTTCTTATGATGCTTGGGCTGGCA encodes:
- a CDS encoding FtsX-like permease family protein, whose product is ESLKATWVEEFPGMDFVYYPQEEVFQNFTFMIELSQTFSRYLGLFALFISCMGLFGMASQRVGQRMKEVGIRKAMGASALHIIFLVNRGFLMMLGLATLIATSVAYIGLRAILQSAPSEIPMSVTPFVLASLLVFLVAAASLTSQTRKLLKVRPAEVLRYA